A section of the Candidatus Rokuibacteriota bacterium genome encodes:
- a CDS encoding 4Fe-4S binding protein, whose product MAKTAKAHGTIVVDPERCKGCDICVYFCPPQVLRLSNRRNSLNHRVVELFDEEHCTGCEICAKVCPDMAIIEVYQEVVR is encoded by the coding sequence ATGGCGAAGACGGCAAAAGCACACGGGACGATCGTGGTCGACCCCGAACGTTGTAAGGGGTGCGATATCTGCGTCTATTTTTGCCCGCCTCAGGTATTGCGTCTGTCGAACCGACGCAACTCGCTTAACCACCGGGTGGTGGAGTTGTTCGATGAGGAACATTGCACCGGGTGTGAAATCTGCGCCAAAGTCTGTCCCGACATGGCGATTATCGAGGTGTACCAAGAAGTCGTCCGCTAG
- a CDS encoding TetR/AcrR family transcriptional regulator — MPRTRSKRPRSRSRRPLTRERIIRVASEVFRQRGYHGATLDDIAKLLRVTKPALYYHIRTKEELLTEIYVEVVDIAIRRLTEVINSDLPIAEKFAKVLETNILTVAEYLPIFTVFFQEKRELSAEKHQRVNAKKLLYTELTEKLYHEGVAAGVFRDVDPKLATFSLFGMGNWIYQWFNPAGRLSSRDVAQIMGDLAAHGYLLRGHAGVAPLPPGPPAGQE; from the coding sequence ATGCCGAGAACGCGATCGAAACGCCCGAGGAGCCGAAGCCGGCGGCCGCTGACGCGCGAGCGGATCATCCGCGTCGCCTCCGAGGTGTTTCGACAGCGCGGCTACCACGGCGCGACGCTCGACGACATTGCGAAGCTGCTCCGCGTGACGAAACCGGCGCTCTACTACCACATCCGGACCAAGGAGGAGCTCCTCACTGAGATCTACGTTGAGGTGGTGGACATCGCAATCCGGCGCCTCACCGAGGTCATCAACTCCGATCTACCGATCGCCGAGAAGTTCGCGAAGGTTCTCGAGACCAACATCCTGACGGTCGCCGAGTACCTGCCGATCTTCACGGTGTTCTTTCAGGAAAAGCGCGAACTCTCAGCCGAAAAGCACCAACGGGTGAACGCCAAGAAGCTTCTTTACACCGAGCTCACCGAGAAGCTGTATCACGAGGGTGTCGCGGCGGGCGTGTTCCGGGACGTCGATCCAAAGCTTGCGACCTTTTCGCTCTTCGGTATGGGGAACTGGATCTACCAGTGGTTCAACCCGGCCGGGCGGCTGTCCTCGCGAGACGTTGCCCAGATCATGGGCGACTTGGCCGCCCACGGCTACCTCCTGAGAGGCCACGCTGGGGTCGCACCCCTTCCGCCGGGACCTCCGGCCGGCCAGGAGTGA
- a CDS encoding WYL domain-containing protein, protein MAALVWAVKEAGNRQPFRAALSTAMPKLQALAPSQAGRVGLAIEDAVSGWTRGAKDYSALEPLILELVRAIVRRTRCRVAYQSPARNRPRTSPFDPYRLLSVHGGLYCVGFSHEHRHVINLAVDRIHDLQPTSESFEIDPTFDPKRLEAEAFGVSWEDPIEVVVRFSADQAPYVKEREWHPSQRLKDLRDGGVELTFKAGGEFEIIRWVLGWGAAVEVVRPLSLRRAVSENLRRALVTYRNL, encoded by the coding sequence GTGGCCGCGCTCGTCTGGGCCGTGAAGGAGGCCGGCAATCGCCAGCCTTTCCGCGCCGCACTCTCCACCGCGATGCCGAAGCTCCAGGCCTTGGCCCCGAGTCAAGCAGGGCGGGTGGGACTGGCGATCGAGGACGCGGTCAGCGGCTGGACCCGCGGCGCGAAGGACTACAGCGCGCTCGAGCCGCTCATCCTCGAGCTGGTCAGGGCGATCGTCAGACGAACTCGCTGCCGCGTGGCCTATCAATCGCCCGCTCGCAACCGACCGCGCACATCTCCCTTCGATCCCTACCGCTTGCTGTCCGTCCATGGCGGCCTTTACTGCGTCGGCTTCAGCCACGAGCATCGCCACGTCATCAATCTGGCCGTGGATCGCATTCACGATCTTCAGCCGACGAGCGAATCATTCGAGATCGATCCGACGTTCGATCCCAAGCGCCTCGAGGCCGAGGCTTTCGGCGTGTCGTGGGAAGACCCCATCGAGGTTGTTGTGCGATTCTCCGCCGACCAAGCGCCCTACGTGAAGGAGCGCGAGTGGCATCCCAGCCAGAGGCTCAAGGATCTGCGCGATGGCGGGGTCGAGCTTACGTTCAAGGCCGGTGGAGAGTTCGAAATCATCCGGTGGGTTCTAGGGTGGGGCGCCGCCGTTGAAGTCGTTCGCCCACTCTCGCTCCGACGGGCCGTGTCGGAGAACCTCCGCCGAGCGCTGGTGACCTACCGAAATCTCTAG